One Aestuariirhabdus haliotis genomic region harbors:
- a CDS encoding tetratricopeptide repeat protein, protein MITSKDVFSKRKEGELDEAYSMAIELINNPTKDEWDIKAFTWCVIDLIKRDAQSGQHHNLFNYADQIRNLEIDPSDKILSDQRSYALRLCNPNGQEILKAKSLSKQGNNLESLNVFKNIFNKGDQSSDVQVGMAWEMYRIAKAMVEQEPANFNGAKRHINDYFKLNVDKPSLLHTCFLQLADKIAKEGKLNMGAFARIWGLEYLRPEDYEPYQTSDGKSYPSLAERVVQHASKDAFLNAALEDLQYILPFINDCINRYPDNLWLKLSKARALMATGQSNEALSFGLEVVKNKVNDYWAWELLGDIHQSVAIDIALSCYCKALMCSKDINFVAKVKVKLAEILAKKGSYSEAKFEIEDVINYRVDNNQKIPEPAEILKRSSWYEGVTPNTSNKDFYRENASLAEELLYSDLPWINGILGDTFFIDDQKNKPKRKLYIQSNPLPTEITVPEFKISSNVKKTGSGIKIKGEYDNENRFQVYTIENRHTQEDWDIFDELIGVVDHVNHTKNLLHFMVSRAIDGVIRFSDLSDRFHEGEAIAVRLSKYTSKQGTRYKVLTSTKTNQPIPESLLKSFSDNVRQENGMGFTDDGIFIPPPLVSSSKIEDADFVAGKAILNYNKKRSEWGWKAISISNVSSGHDN, encoded by the coding sequence TTGATTACTAGCAAGGACGTTTTCTCTAAACGAAAGGAAGGCGAACTTGACGAAGCCTATAGCATGGCTATAGAGCTAATCAATAATCCAACTAAAGATGAGTGGGATATAAAAGCATTTACCTGGTGCGTAATCGATCTAATCAAGCGCGATGCTCAGTCAGGTCAGCACCACAATCTATTTAATTACGCTGATCAAATTCGAAATTTAGAAATTGACCCCTCTGATAAAATACTTTCAGATCAACGATCTTACGCCCTTAGGTTATGCAATCCTAATGGCCAAGAAATCCTGAAGGCTAAATCGCTTAGCAAGCAAGGAAACAACCTAGAATCACTAAATGTTTTTAAAAACATATTTAATAAAGGCGACCAATCTAGTGATGTTCAAGTTGGCATGGCCTGGGAGATGTATAGAATTGCTAAAGCCATGGTCGAACAAGAACCTGCAAACTTTAATGGCGCCAAAAGACACATTAACGATTACTTCAAATTAAATGTAGATAAGCCTTCTCTTTTGCATACCTGCTTCCTTCAGCTTGCCGATAAGATAGCCAAAGAAGGTAAATTAAATATGGGGGCATTCGCGAGAATCTGGGGATTAGAATACCTTCGCCCAGAAGACTATGAACCTTACCAAACAAGTGACGGTAAATCATACCCTTCTCTCGCCGAGCGGGTAGTTCAACACGCAAGCAAAGACGCCTTTTTGAATGCAGCTCTGGAAGATCTTCAATATATCCTTCCTTTTATTAACGACTGCATTAACAGGTACCCTGATAACTTATGGCTCAAGTTAAGCAAAGCCAGAGCACTCATGGCCACAGGCCAAAGCAATGAAGCTCTTTCATTTGGCCTAGAGGTCGTAAAGAATAAAGTTAACGACTACTGGGCTTGGGAATTACTTGGGGACATCCATCAATCCGTAGCTATTGATATCGCTTTATCATGCTACTGCAAGGCTTTGATGTGCTCAAAAGACATCAATTTTGTGGCCAAAGTAAAAGTGAAACTAGCAGAGATATTAGCGAAAAAAGGCTCATACTCTGAAGCGAAATTTGAAATTGAAGATGTTATTAATTATCGAGTAGATAATAATCAAAAAATTCCCGAGCCCGCTGAAATCCTTAAACGAAGCTCTTGGTATGAAGGCGTAACACCGAACACTTCTAACAAAGATTTTTACAGAGAAAACGCTTCTCTTGCCGAAGAGCTTTTATACAGTGATTTACCTTGGATAAACGGCATATTGGGTGACACTTTTTTTATCGATGATCAAAAAAACAAACCTAAACGAAAACTCTACATACAATCTAACCCGCTTCCAACAGAAATCACCGTTCCTGAGTTTAAGATATCTAGCAATGTGAAAAAGACAGGCTCAGGAATAAAGATCAAAGGTGAATACGATAATGAAAATCGATTTCAGGTTTACACTATAGAAAATCGCCACACTCAAGAAGACTGGGATATTTTTGATGAGCTTATTGGGGTTGTTGACCACGTAAATCACACAAAAAATCTCCTGCATTTCATGGTTAGTAGAGCGATCGACGGAGTTATTCGATTTTCGGACTTGTCAGACAGGTTTCATGAAGGCGAGGCAATTGCTGTACGCTTATCTAAATACACCAGTAAGCAAGGTACACGCTATAAAGTATTAACCTCGACTAAAACCAATCAACCCATTCCCGAATCCTTATTAAAATCATTCAGCGATAACGTAAGGCAGGAAAATGGGATGGGGTTTACCGATGATGGCATATTTATCCCTCCCCCGTTAGTTAGCAGCAGTAAAATAGAGGATGCAGACTTTGTGGCAGGGAAAGCCATTCTAAATTACAACAAAAAGAGATCAGAGTGGGGTTGGAAAGCCATTAGCATCAGCAATGTGAGT